A genomic window from Nicotiana sylvestris chromosome 11, ASM39365v2, whole genome shotgun sequence includes:
- the LOC104225987 gene encoding RNA polymerase II C-terminal domain phosphatase-like 4 — MSLTADSPVHSSSSDDFAAFLDAELDSASDVSPDQHEVENEEAEGEEEVEDEEGQDEDGGDGDDLDDGASDSSRIKKRKAEALEDAVYPQSSASRGEPAETSGASLALDICSHPGVMGGMCIRCGQKVENESGVAFGYIHKNLRLADDEIARLRDKDLKNLLRHKKLYLVLDLDHTLLNSTRLADISAEELYLKDQREVLPDALRSNLFKLDWIHMMTKLRPFVHTFLKEASSLFEMYIYTMGERPYALEMASLLDPGGIYFHSRVIAQGDCTQRHQKGLDVVVGQESAVLILDDTEAVWGKHKENLILMERYHFFTSSCRQFGLKCKSLSATKSDENEAEGALASVLKVLQQIHSLFFDPERRDNIMERDVRQVLKQVRKEILKGCKIVFTRVFPTQFQAENHHLWKLAEQLGATCSTEVDQSVTHVVSMDAGTDKSRWAVKEKKFLVHPRWIEAANYLWRKPLEENFPVSS; from the exons ATGAGTCTGACGGCAGATTCTCCAGTGCACTCATCAAGCAGCGATGATTTTGCAGCATTTCTCGATGCAGAGTTGGACTCTGCTTCTGATGTATCACCTGACCAACACGAAGTAGAAAATGAAGAAGCAGAGGGAGAGGAAGAGGTGGAAGATGAGGAAGGGCAAGATGAAGATGGTGGCGATGGTGATGATCTTGATGATGGCGCCTCAGATTCTAGCAG GATAAAGAAGCGCAAAGCAGAGGCTTTGGAAGATGCAGTGTATCCACAGAGTTCAGCATCTCGTGGAGAACCAGCAGAAACTTCAG GAGCATCTTTGGCTCTGGATATATGCTCACATCCTGGTGTCATGGGAGGGATGTGTATAAGGTGTGGGCAGAAGGTGGAAAACGAATCGGGTGTGGCTTTTGGATACATACACAAG AATTTGAGGCTTGCAGATGATGAAATTGCTCGATTGCGTGACAAAGACCTGAAGAACTTATTACGTCATAAAAAGCTGTACTTGGTTCTTGATTTAGACCACACACTTCTGAACTCAACTAGACTTGCAGATATTTCAGCAGAAGAATTATACTTGAAGGACCAACGAGAAGTACTGCCTG ATGCTTTGAGAAGCAACCTTTTCAAATTGGATTGGATACACATGATGACAAAGTTGAGGCCATTTGTCCACACCTTCCTGAAAGAAGCCAGTAGTTTATTCGAGATGTACATTTACACAATGGGTGAACGTCCTTATGCATTGGAAATGGCAAGCTTACTTGACCCTGGAGGTATCTACTTCCATTCTAGAGTGATTGCTCAAGGAGACTGCACCCAGAGGCATCAAAAGGGCCTTGATGTTGTTGTGGGTCAAGAAAGTGCTGTCCTGATCCTTGATGATACTGAAGCG GTATGGGGAAAACACAAGGAGAACCTAATACTGATGGAGCGTTATCATTTCTTTACCTCAAGTTGTCGACAATTTGGTTTAAAATGTAAATCACTTTCTGCAACGAAAAGTGATGAAAATGAAGCTGAGGGAGCGCTTGCCTCTGTTTTAAAAGTACTGCAACAGATCCACAGTCTGTTCTTCGACCCG gAACGCAGGGACAATATTATGGAGCGAGATGTTAGGCAG GTGCTGAAACAAGTTCGGAAGGAAATACTGAAGGGTTGTAAAATTGTCTTCACCCGGGTATTTCCTACACAATTCCAAGCAGAAAATCACCACTTGTGGAAATTGGCTGAGCAATTAGGAGCCACATGCTCCACAGAAGTCGATCAATCGGTGACACATGTGGTCTCCATGGATGCTGGAACTGACAAATCGCGTTGGGCAGTGAAGGAAAAGAAATTTTTGGTCCATCCAAGATGGATTGAAGCTGCTAATTATTTATGGCGAAAGCCGCTTGAAGAAAACTTCCCAGTCAGTTCATAA